A single Oryctolagus cuniculus chromosome 18, mOryCun1.1, whole genome shotgun sequence DNA region contains:
- the CIC gene encoding protein capicua homolog isoform X6, which produces MYSAHRPLMPASGAASRGLGMFVWTNVEPRSVAVFPWHSLVPFLAPSQPDPSVQPSEAQQPASHPVASNQSKEPAESAAVAHEQPPGGTGNADPGRPPGATCPESPGPGPPHTLGVVEPGKGPPPTTEEEASGPPGEPRLDSETESDHDDAFLSIMSPEMQLPLPPGKRRTQSLSALPKERDSSSEKDGRSPNKREKDHIRRPMNAFMIFSKRHRALVHQRHPNQDNRTVSKILGEWWYALGPKEKQKYHDLAFQVKEAHFKAHPDWKWCNKDRKKSSSEAKPTSLGLAGGHKETRERSMSETGTAAAPGVSSELLSVAAQTLLSADTKAAGNSSCGPERLHAGGGPGSARPRAFSHSGVHGLDGGEVDSQALQELTQMVSGPASYSGPKPSTQYGAPGPFAAPGEGGALAASGRPPLLPTRASRSQRAASEDMTSDEERMVICEEEGDDDVIADDGFGTTDIDLKCKERVTDSESGDSSGEDPEGNKGFGRKVFSPVIRSSFTHCRPTLDSEPPGPPDPPAAFGKGYCPTPSSSCSSSAASSTSAAASFPLGSGTFKAQESGPGSTAGPLRPPPPGAGGPTTPSKATRFLPTDPATFRRKRPESVGGLEPPGPSVIAAPPSGGGGILQTLVLPPNKEEREGSGARVPSAPTPSLGYGAPAAPLSRPAATMVTNVVRPVSSTPVPIASKPFPAAGRAEASPNDTAGARTEMGTGSRVPGGSPLGVSLVYSDKKSTAATSPAPHLVAGPLLGTVGKAPATVTNLLVGTPGYGAPAPPAVQFIAQGAPGSGTTSGSGAGAGSGPNGPVPLGILQPGALGKAGGITQVQYILPTLPQQLQVAPAPAPAPGTKAAAPSGPAPTTSIRFTLPPGTSTNGKVLAATAPTPGIPILQSVPSAPPPKAQSVSPVQAPPPGGSAQLLPGKVLVPLAAPSVSVRGGGAGQPLPLVSPPFSVPVQNGAQTPSKIIQLTPVSVSTPSGLGPPLSPATLPGPTSQPQKVLLPSSTRITYVQSAGGHALPLGTSPASSQAGTVTSYGPTSSVALGFTSLGPSGPAFVQPLLSAGQAPLLAPGQVGVSPVPSPQLPPACTAPGGPVITAFYPGSPAPSSSAPLAQPSQAPPSLVYTVATSTTPPAATILPKGPPAPATATPAPTSPFPSATGSMTYSLVAPKAQRPSPKAPQKVKAAIASIPVGSFEAGASGRPGPATRQPLEPGPVREPTVLESELEGQPTPPAPPPPPETWTPTARSSPPPPPPAEERPSTKGPETVASKFPSSSSDWRIPGPGLESRGEPPTPPSPAPAPAATSGSSSEGSSGRVAGDTPERKEAASAGKKVKVRPPPLKKTFDSVDKVLSEVDFEERFAELPEFRPEEVLPSPTLQSLATSPRAILGSYRKKRKNSTDLDSAPEDPTSPKRKMRRRSSCSSEPNTPKSAKCEGDIFTFDRTGTEAEDVLGELEYEKVPYSSLRRTLDQRRALVMQLFQDHGFFPSAQATAAFQARYADIFPSKVCLQLKIREVRQKIMQAATPTEQPPGAEAPLPVPPPAGSAAAPAPTPSPAGGPDPTSPGSDSGTAQAAPPLPPPPEPGPGQPGWEGASQTSPPPPGPSTAATGR; this is translated from the exons ATGTACTCGGCCCACAGGCCCCTGATGCCCGCGTCCGGCGCGGCCTCCCGTGGCCTCGGCATGTTCG TGTGGACGAATGTGGAGCCCCGCTCTGTGGCCGTGTTCCCTTGGCACTCCTTAGTACCCTTCCTGGCACCCAGCCAGCCTGACCCCTCTGTGCAGCCGAGTGAAGCCCAGCAACCTGCCAGCCATCCAGTAGCCTCCAACCAGAGCAAAG AACCTGCTGAGTCGGCAGCTGTTGCTCATGAGCAGCCACCGGGTGGGACAGGAAATGCTGACCCTGGGCGGCCCCCTGGAGCCACATGCCCTGAGAGCCCAGGGCCTGGACCCCCGCATACTTTGGGGGTGGTGGAACCTGGCAAGGGTCCTCCTCCTACCACTGAGGAGGAGGCCTCTGGCCCGCCTGGAGAGCCCCGGCTGGACAGCGAGACAGAAAGTGACCATGATGACGC GTTCCTCTCCATCATGTCTCCTGAGATGCAGTTGCCTCTGCCCCCTGGAAAGCGTCGGACCCAGTCACTCAGCGCCCTGCCCAAGGAGCGGGACTCGTCCTCCGAGAAGGACGGACGCAGCCCCAACAAG CGAGAGAAGGACCATATCCGACGGCCCATGAATGCCTTCATGATCTTCAGCAAGCGGCACCGGGCCCTGGTCCACCAGCGCCACCCTAACCAGGACAACCGGACCGTCAGCAAGATCCTGGGCGAGTGGTGGTACGCTCTGGGGCCCAAGGAGAAGCAGAAGTATCATGATCTGGCCTTCCAG GTGAAGGAAGCCCACTTCAAGGCCCAcccagattggaagtggtgcaacaAGGACCGAAAGAAGTCCAGCTCGGAGGCCAAGCCCACGAGtctggggctggcaggagggcACAAGGAGACGCGGGAGCGGAGCATGTCGGAGACGGGCACTGCCGCTGCCCCTGGGG TGTCCTCTGAGCTCCTGTCCGTCGCAGCCCAGACGCTCCTGAGCGCGGACACCAAGGCTGCAGGCAACAGCTCGTGTGGGCCAGAACGGCTGCATGCTGGCGGGGGACCTGGCTCGGCCCGGCCCCGAGCATTCTCCCACAGTGGGGTGCATGGCCTGGATGGTGGGGAAGTAGACAGCCAGGCACTGCAGGAACTGACTCAG ATGGTGTCAGGTCCTGCATCATACTCTGGCCCGAAGCCTTCCACTCAgtatggagctccaggcccctttGCAGCCCCTGGGGAAGGAGGTGCGTTGGCGGCCAGTGGACGCCCTCCACTGCTACCCACCCGCGCTTCTCGTTCCCAGCGCGCAGCCAGTGAGGACATGACCAGTGACGAGGAACGCATGGTCATTTGCGAGGAGGAAGGGGATGATGATGTCATTG CTGACGATGGCTTTGGCACCACTGACATTGATCTCAAGTGCAAGGAGCGGGTGACTGACAGTGAGAGTGGAGACAGCTctggggaagacccagagggCAACAAG GGCTTTGGTCGGAAGGTGTTCTCACCTGTGATCCGTTCCTCCTTTACCCACTGCCGTCCCACACTGGACTCTGAGCCCCCTGGGCCCCCGGATCCACCTGCAGCCTTCGGCAAAGGCTACTGTCCCACCCCGTCCTCCTCTTGCTCCTCTTCGGCTGCCTCCTCAACCTCAGCGGCTGCCTCCTTCCCACTGGGCTCAGGAACCTTCAAGGCACAGGAATCTGGTCCGGGCAGCACAGCAGGCCCACTCCGGCCTCcaccccctggggctgggggcccaaCAACTCCTTCCAAGGCCACCCGGTTCCTCCCGACGGATCCTGCCACTTTTCGACGGAAGAGACCTGAAAGTGTGGGGGGCCTGGAGCCACCAGGTCCCTCAGTCATTGCAGCACCtcccagtgggggagggggcatccTACAGACACTGGTCCTACCCCCAAACAAGGAAGagcgggagggcagtggagcccgCGTGCCCTCAGCCCCAACCCCATCACTGGGTTATGGggccccagcagcccctctgTCCCGCCCTGCTGCCACCATGGTCACCAATGTGGTGCGGCCGGTCAGTAGCACGCCTGTGCCCATCGCCTCTAAGCCCTTCCCCGCTGCTGGCAGGGCCGAGGCATCTCCAAATGACACAGCAGGTGCCAGAACTGAAATGGGCACAGGGTCCCGGGTGCCTGGGGGCTCCCCGCTAGGTGTCAGCCTAGTGTATTCAGACAAAAAGTCAACAGCAGCCACCTCACCAGCCCCACACTTGGTGGCTGGACCCCTACTGGGCACTGTGGGGAAGGCACCTGCTACTGTCACCAACCTGCTGGTGGGTACTCCAGGCTATGGGGCCCCGGCACCCCCAGCTGTCCAGTTCATTGCCCAGGGGGCCCCTGGCAGTGGGACCACTTCGGGctcaggagcaggtgctgggagTGGCCCTAATGGGCCAGTTCCCCTGGGCATCCTGCAACCAGGTGCCCTGGGCAAGGCTGGAGGTATCACCCAGGTGCAGTACATCCTGCCCACGCTGCCCCAGCAGCTTCAAGTGGcacctgccccagcaccagcccctgggaccAAGGCAGCGGCTCCCAGCGGCCCTGCGCCCACCACCAGCATCCGTTTCACCCTCCCGCCGGGCACCTCCACCAACGGCAAGGTCCTGGCCGCCACTGCACCCACTCCTGGCATCCCTATCCTGCAGTCTGTAccctccgccccaccccccaaag CCCAGTCAGTTTCTCCcgtgcaggccccgcccccaggtggCTCAGCCCAGCTGCTACCTGGGAAGGTACTAGTGCCCCTGGCCGCCCCTAGCGTGTCAGTGCGGGGCGGAGGGGCTGGCCAGCCACTGCCCCTGGTGAGCCCGCCCTTTTCAGTCCCTGTGCAGAACGGCGCCCAGACGCCCAGCAAG ATCATCCAGCTAACCCCAGTGTCTGTGAGCACACCCAGCGGCCTGGGGCCGCCCCTGAGCCCAGCCACGCTTCCCGGGCCCACCTCACAGCCCCAGAAGGTTCTGCTGCCCTCTTCCACAAG AATCACCTACGTGCAGTCAGCGGGTGGGCACGCGCTGCCCCTGGGCACCAGCCCCGCATCCAGTCAGGCTGGAACAGTCACCTCGTACGGGCCCACGAGCTCCGTAGCTCTAGGCTTCACCTCGCTGGGGCCCAGCGGCCCTGCTTTTGTGCAGCCCCTGCTCTCAG CAGGCCAAGCcccactgctggctcctggccaggtGGGCGTGTCGcctgtgcccagcccccagctgcctcctgcctgcacAGCCCCTGGAGGTCCTGTCATAACGGCATTTTACCCTGGCAGCCCTGCACCCTCCTCCTCAGCACCCCTGGCCCAGCCATCCCAGGCCCCCCCAAGCCTGGTCTACACTGTGGCCACCAGCACCACCCCGCCAGCTGCCACCATTCTGCCCAAGGGCCcaccagctcctgccactgccacCCCTGCTCCCACAAGTCCGTTCCCTAGTGCCACAG GTTCCATGACCTACAGTTTAGTGGCCCCCAAGGCCCAGCGGCCCAGCCCAAAGGCCCCCCAGAAAGTGAAGGCCGCCATCGCCAGCATTCCCGTGGGCTCCTTTGAGGCAGGTGCCTCCGGGCGGCCTGGCCCTGCAACCCGGCAGCCTCTGGAACCTGGCCCAGTCCGTGAGCCAACTGTTCTAGAGTCTGAGCTTGAGGGGCAGCCCACCCCACCGGCCCCTCCACCACCCCCAGAGACCTGGACTCCCACAGCCCGGAGCAgccccccgccacccccacctGCTGAGGAACGGCCCAGCACCAAGGGCCCTGAGACCGTG GCCAGCAAATTCCCCAGCTCATCTTCAGACTGGCGCatccctgggccaggcctggagagTCGTGGGGAGCCTCCCACCccgcccagtccagccccagctccagctgcaacctctgggagcagcagtgagggAAGCAGCGGGAGGGTGGCCGGGGACACCCCTGAGCGGAAGGAGGCGGCCAGTGCTGGCAAGAAGGTGAAGGTGCGGCCCCCACCCCTGAAGAAGACCTTTGACTCCGTGGACAA GGTCCTGTCGGAGGTGGACTTCGAAGAGCGCTTTGCGGAGCTTCCGGAGTTTCGGCCTGAGGAGGTGCTGCCCTCGCCCaccctgcagtccctggccacctCACCCAGGGCCATCCTGGGCTCTTACCGCAAGAAGAGGAAGAACTCTACGG ACCTGGACTCGGCACCTGAGGACCCCACCTCACCCAAGCGCAAGATGAGAAGACGCTCTAGCTGCAGCTCGGAGCCCAACACCCCCAAGAGTGCCAAGTGCGAGGGGGACATCTTCACCTTCGACCGGACAG GTACAGAAGCCGAGGATGTGCTCGGGGAGCTGGAGTACGAGAAGGTGCCGTACTCGTCCCTGCGGCGCACCCTGGACCAGCGCCGGGCCCTGGTCATGCAGCTCTTCCAGGACCATGGCTTCTTCCCATCAG cccaggccacagcagctttCCAGGCCCGCTACGCAGACATCTTCCCCTCCAAGGTTTGTCTGCAGCTGAAGATCCGTGAGGTGCGCCAGAAGATCATGCAGGCAGCCACGCCCACGGAGCAGCCTCCAGGGGCGGAGGCCCCTCTCCCTGTACCACCCCCTGCGGGCagtgctgctgcccctgcccccactcccagcccagctgGGGGCCCTGACCCCACCTCCCCTGGCTCGGActctggcacagcccaggctgccCCGCCACTGCCTCCACCCCCAGAGCCGGGCCCTGGacagcctggctgggagggggcCTCCcagacctctccccctcccccaggcccctccaCAGCTGCCACAGGCAGGTGA
- the CIC gene encoding protein capicua homolog isoform X5: MYSAHRPLMPASGAASRGLGMFVWTNVEPRSVAVFPWHSLVPFLAPSQPDPSVQPSEAQQPASHPVASNQSKEPAESAAVAHEQPPGGTGNADPGRPPGATCPESPGPGPPHTLGVVEPGKGPPPTTEEEASGPPGEPRLDSETESDHDDAFLSIMSPEMQLPLPPGKRRTQSLSALPKERDSSSEKDGRSPNKREKDHIRRPMNAFMIFSKRHRALVHQRHPNQDNRTVSKILGEWWYALGPKEKQKYHDLAFQVKEAHFKAHPDWKWCNKDRKKSSSEAKPTSLGLAGGHKETRERSMSETGTAAAPGVSSELLSVAAQTLLSADTKAAGNSSCGPERLHAGGGPGSARPRAFSHSGVHGLDGGEVDSQALQELTQMVSGPASYSGPKPSTQYGAPGPFAAPGEGGALAASGRPPLLPTRASRSQRAASEDMTSDEERMVICEEEGDDDVIADDGFGTTDIDLKCKERVTDSESGDSSGEDPEGNKGFGRKVFSPVIRSSFTHCRPTLDSEPPGPPDPPAAFGKGYCPTPSSSCSSSAASSTSAAASFPLGSGTFKAQESGPGSTAGPLRPPPPGAGGPTTPSKATRFLPTDPATFRRKRPESVGGLEPPGPSVIAAPPSGGGGILQTLVLPPNKEEREGSGARVPSAPTPSLGYGAPAAPLSRPAATMVTNVVRPVSSTPVPIASKPFPAAGRAEASPNDTAGARTEMGTGSRVPGGSPLGVSLVYSDKKSTAATSPAPHLVAGPLLGTVGKAPATVTNLLVGTPGYGAPAPPAVQFIAQGAPGSGTTSGSGAGAGSGPNGPVPLGILQPGALGKAGGITQVQYILPTLPQQLQVAPAPAPAPGTKAAAPSGPAPTTSIRFTLPPGTSTNGKVLAATAPTPGIPILQSVPSAPPPKAQSVSPVQAPPPGGSAQLLPGKVLVPLAAPSVSVRGGGAGQPLPLVSPPFSVPVQNGAQTPSKIIQLTPVSVSTPSGLGPPLSPATLPGPTSQPQKVLLPSSTRITYVQSAGGHALPLGTSPASSQAGTVTSYGPTSSVALGFTSLGPSGPAFVQPLLSAGQAPLLAPGQVGVSPVPSPQLPPACTAPGGPVITAFYPGSPAPSSSAPLAQPSQAPPSLVYTVATSTTPPAATILPKGPPAPATATPAPTSPFPSATGSMTYSLVAPKAQRPSPKAPQKVKAAIASIPVGSFEAGASGRPGPATRQPLEPGPVREPTVLESELEGQPTPPAPPPPPETWTPTARSSPPPPPPAEERPSTKGPETVASKFPSSSSDWRIPGPGLESRGEPPTPPSPAPAPAATSGSSSEGSSGRVAGDTPERKEAASAGKKVKVRPPPLKKTFDSVDNRVLSEVDFEERFAELPEFRPEEVLPSPTLQSLATSPRAILGSYRKKRKNSTDLDSAPEDPTSPKRKMRRRSSCSSEPNTPKSAKCEGDIFTFDRTGTEAEDVLGELEYEKVPYSSLRRTLDQRRALVMQLFQDHGFFPSAQATAAFQARYADIFPSKVCLQLKIREVRQKIMQAATPTEQPPGAEAPLPVPPPAGSAAAPAPTPSPAGGPDPTSPGSDSGTAQAAPPLPPPPEPGPGQPGWEGASQTSPPPPGPSTAATGR, translated from the exons ATGTACTCGGCCCACAGGCCCCTGATGCCCGCGTCCGGCGCGGCCTCCCGTGGCCTCGGCATGTTCG TGTGGACGAATGTGGAGCCCCGCTCTGTGGCCGTGTTCCCTTGGCACTCCTTAGTACCCTTCCTGGCACCCAGCCAGCCTGACCCCTCTGTGCAGCCGAGTGAAGCCCAGCAACCTGCCAGCCATCCAGTAGCCTCCAACCAGAGCAAAG AACCTGCTGAGTCGGCAGCTGTTGCTCATGAGCAGCCACCGGGTGGGACAGGAAATGCTGACCCTGGGCGGCCCCCTGGAGCCACATGCCCTGAGAGCCCAGGGCCTGGACCCCCGCATACTTTGGGGGTGGTGGAACCTGGCAAGGGTCCTCCTCCTACCACTGAGGAGGAGGCCTCTGGCCCGCCTGGAGAGCCCCGGCTGGACAGCGAGACAGAAAGTGACCATGATGACGC GTTCCTCTCCATCATGTCTCCTGAGATGCAGTTGCCTCTGCCCCCTGGAAAGCGTCGGACCCAGTCACTCAGCGCCCTGCCCAAGGAGCGGGACTCGTCCTCCGAGAAGGACGGACGCAGCCCCAACAAG CGAGAGAAGGACCATATCCGACGGCCCATGAATGCCTTCATGATCTTCAGCAAGCGGCACCGGGCCCTGGTCCACCAGCGCCACCCTAACCAGGACAACCGGACCGTCAGCAAGATCCTGGGCGAGTGGTGGTACGCTCTGGGGCCCAAGGAGAAGCAGAAGTATCATGATCTGGCCTTCCAG GTGAAGGAAGCCCACTTCAAGGCCCAcccagattggaagtggtgcaacaAGGACCGAAAGAAGTCCAGCTCGGAGGCCAAGCCCACGAGtctggggctggcaggagggcACAAGGAGACGCGGGAGCGGAGCATGTCGGAGACGGGCACTGCCGCTGCCCCTGGGG TGTCCTCTGAGCTCCTGTCCGTCGCAGCCCAGACGCTCCTGAGCGCGGACACCAAGGCTGCAGGCAACAGCTCGTGTGGGCCAGAACGGCTGCATGCTGGCGGGGGACCTGGCTCGGCCCGGCCCCGAGCATTCTCCCACAGTGGGGTGCATGGCCTGGATGGTGGGGAAGTAGACAGCCAGGCACTGCAGGAACTGACTCAG ATGGTGTCAGGTCCTGCATCATACTCTGGCCCGAAGCCTTCCACTCAgtatggagctccaggcccctttGCAGCCCCTGGGGAAGGAGGTGCGTTGGCGGCCAGTGGACGCCCTCCACTGCTACCCACCCGCGCTTCTCGTTCCCAGCGCGCAGCCAGTGAGGACATGACCAGTGACGAGGAACGCATGGTCATTTGCGAGGAGGAAGGGGATGATGATGTCATTG CTGACGATGGCTTTGGCACCACTGACATTGATCTCAAGTGCAAGGAGCGGGTGACTGACAGTGAGAGTGGAGACAGCTctggggaagacccagagggCAACAAG GGCTTTGGTCGGAAGGTGTTCTCACCTGTGATCCGTTCCTCCTTTACCCACTGCCGTCCCACACTGGACTCTGAGCCCCCTGGGCCCCCGGATCCACCTGCAGCCTTCGGCAAAGGCTACTGTCCCACCCCGTCCTCCTCTTGCTCCTCTTCGGCTGCCTCCTCAACCTCAGCGGCTGCCTCCTTCCCACTGGGCTCAGGAACCTTCAAGGCACAGGAATCTGGTCCGGGCAGCACAGCAGGCCCACTCCGGCCTCcaccccctggggctgggggcccaaCAACTCCTTCCAAGGCCACCCGGTTCCTCCCGACGGATCCTGCCACTTTTCGACGGAAGAGACCTGAAAGTGTGGGGGGCCTGGAGCCACCAGGTCCCTCAGTCATTGCAGCACCtcccagtgggggagggggcatccTACAGACACTGGTCCTACCCCCAAACAAGGAAGagcgggagggcagtggagcccgCGTGCCCTCAGCCCCAACCCCATCACTGGGTTATGGggccccagcagcccctctgTCCCGCCCTGCTGCCACCATGGTCACCAATGTGGTGCGGCCGGTCAGTAGCACGCCTGTGCCCATCGCCTCTAAGCCCTTCCCCGCTGCTGGCAGGGCCGAGGCATCTCCAAATGACACAGCAGGTGCCAGAACTGAAATGGGCACAGGGTCCCGGGTGCCTGGGGGCTCCCCGCTAGGTGTCAGCCTAGTGTATTCAGACAAAAAGTCAACAGCAGCCACCTCACCAGCCCCACACTTGGTGGCTGGACCCCTACTGGGCACTGTGGGGAAGGCACCTGCTACTGTCACCAACCTGCTGGTGGGTACTCCAGGCTATGGGGCCCCGGCACCCCCAGCTGTCCAGTTCATTGCCCAGGGGGCCCCTGGCAGTGGGACCACTTCGGGctcaggagcaggtgctgggagTGGCCCTAATGGGCCAGTTCCCCTGGGCATCCTGCAACCAGGTGCCCTGGGCAAGGCTGGAGGTATCACCCAGGTGCAGTACATCCTGCCCACGCTGCCCCAGCAGCTTCAAGTGGcacctgccccagcaccagcccctgggaccAAGGCAGCGGCTCCCAGCGGCCCTGCGCCCACCACCAGCATCCGTTTCACCCTCCCGCCGGGCACCTCCACCAACGGCAAGGTCCTGGCCGCCACTGCACCCACTCCTGGCATCCCTATCCTGCAGTCTGTAccctccgccccaccccccaaag CCCAGTCAGTTTCTCCcgtgcaggccccgcccccaggtggCTCAGCCCAGCTGCTACCTGGGAAGGTACTAGTGCCCCTGGCCGCCCCTAGCGTGTCAGTGCGGGGCGGAGGGGCTGGCCAGCCACTGCCCCTGGTGAGCCCGCCCTTTTCAGTCCCTGTGCAGAACGGCGCCCAGACGCCCAGCAAG ATCATCCAGCTAACCCCAGTGTCTGTGAGCACACCCAGCGGCCTGGGGCCGCCCCTGAGCCCAGCCACGCTTCCCGGGCCCACCTCACAGCCCCAGAAGGTTCTGCTGCCCTCTTCCACAAG AATCACCTACGTGCAGTCAGCGGGTGGGCACGCGCTGCCCCTGGGCACCAGCCCCGCATCCAGTCAGGCTGGAACAGTCACCTCGTACGGGCCCACGAGCTCCGTAGCTCTAGGCTTCACCTCGCTGGGGCCCAGCGGCCCTGCTTTTGTGCAGCCCCTGCTCTCAG CAGGCCAAGCcccactgctggctcctggccaggtGGGCGTGTCGcctgtgcccagcccccagctgcctcctgcctgcacAGCCCCTGGAGGTCCTGTCATAACGGCATTTTACCCTGGCAGCCCTGCACCCTCCTCCTCAGCACCCCTGGCCCAGCCATCCCAGGCCCCCCCAAGCCTGGTCTACACTGTGGCCACCAGCACCACCCCGCCAGCTGCCACCATTCTGCCCAAGGGCCcaccagctcctgccactgccacCCCTGCTCCCACAAGTCCGTTCCCTAGTGCCACAG GTTCCATGACCTACAGTTTAGTGGCCCCCAAGGCCCAGCGGCCCAGCCCAAAGGCCCCCCAGAAAGTGAAGGCCGCCATCGCCAGCATTCCCGTGGGCTCCTTTGAGGCAGGTGCCTCCGGGCGGCCTGGCCCTGCAACCCGGCAGCCTCTGGAACCTGGCCCAGTCCGTGAGCCAACTGTTCTAGAGTCTGAGCTTGAGGGGCAGCCCACCCCACCGGCCCCTCCACCACCCCCAGAGACCTGGACTCCCACAGCCCGGAGCAgccccccgccacccccacctGCTGAGGAACGGCCCAGCACCAAGGGCCCTGAGACCGTG GCCAGCAAATTCCCCAGCTCATCTTCAGACTGGCGCatccctgggccaggcctggagagTCGTGGGGAGCCTCCCACCccgcccagtccagccccagctccagctgcaacctctgggagcagcagtgagggAAGCAGCGGGAGGGTGGCCGGGGACACCCCTGAGCGGAAGGAGGCGGCCAGTGCTGGCAAGAAGGTGAAGGTGCGGCCCCCACCCCTGAAGAAGACCTTTGACTCCGTGGACAA CAGGGTCCTGTCGGAGGTGGACTTCGAAGAGCGCTTTGCGGAGCTTCCGGAGTTTCGGCCTGAGGAGGTGCTGCCCTCGCCCaccctgcagtccctggccacctCACCCAGGGCCATCCTGGGCTCTTACCGCAAGAAGAGGAAGAACTCTACGG ACCTGGACTCGGCACCTGAGGACCCCACCTCACCCAAGCGCAAGATGAGAAGACGCTCTAGCTGCAGCTCGGAGCCCAACACCCCCAAGAGTGCCAAGTGCGAGGGGGACATCTTCACCTTCGACCGGACAG GTACAGAAGCCGAGGATGTGCTCGGGGAGCTGGAGTACGAGAAGGTGCCGTACTCGTCCCTGCGGCGCACCCTGGACCAGCGCCGGGCCCTGGTCATGCAGCTCTTCCAGGACCATGGCTTCTTCCCATCAG cccaggccacagcagctttCCAGGCCCGCTACGCAGACATCTTCCCCTCCAAGGTTTGTCTGCAGCTGAAGATCCGTGAGGTGCGCCAGAAGATCATGCAGGCAGCCACGCCCACGGAGCAGCCTCCAGGGGCGGAGGCCCCTCTCCCTGTACCACCCCCTGCGGGCagtgctgctgcccctgcccccactcccagcccagctgGGGGCCCTGACCCCACCTCCCCTGGCTCGGActctggcacagcccaggctgccCCGCCACTGCCTCCACCCCCAGAGCCGGGCCCTGGacagcctggctgggagggggcCTCCcagacctctccccctcccccaggcccctccaCAGCTGCCACAGGCAGGTGA
- the PAFAH1B3 gene encoding platelet-activating factor acetylhydrolase IB subunit alpha1, translating to MSGEENPASKPTPVQDVQGDGRWMSLHHRFVADSKDKEPEVVFIGDSLVQLMHQCEIWRELFSPLHALNFGIGGDSTQHVLWRLENGELEHIRPKIVVVWVGTNNHGHTAEQVTGGIKAIVQLVNQRQPQARVVVLGLLPRGQHPNPLREKNRRVNELVRAALAGHPRAHFLDADPGFVHSDGTISHHDMYDYLHLSRLGYTPVCRALHSLLLRLLAQDQGQGVPPSEPTP from the exons ATGAGCGGGGAAGAGAATCCAGCCAGCAAGCCCACGCCGGTGCAGGACGTGCAGGGCGACGGGCGCTGGATGTCCCTG CACCATCGGTTCGTGGCGGACAGCAAGGATAAGGAACCCGAAGTTGTCTTCATCGGGGACTCTCTGGTCCAGCTAATGCACCAATGTGAG ATCTGGCGGGAGCTCTTCTCTCCTCTGCACGCGCTTAACTTTGGCATTGGTGGCGACAGCACACAGCACGTACTGTGGCGGCTGGAGAACGGGGAGCTGGAACACATCCGGCCCAAG ATCGTGGTGGTCTGGGTGGGCACCAACAACCACGGGCACACAGCAGAGCAGGTGACCGGTGGCATCAAGGCCATCGTGCAGCTGGTGAACCAGCGGCAGCCGCAGGCCCGGGTCGTGGTGCTG GGCCTGCTTCCGAGGGGCCAGCACCCCAACCCGCTTCGGGAGAAGAACCGACGGGTGAATGAGCTGGTCCGGGCCGCACTAGCAGGCCACCCGCGGGCTCACTTCCTGGATGCTGACCCCGGCTTTGTGCACTCAGATGGCACCATAAGCCACCATGACATGTACGACTACCTGCATCTGAGCCGCCTGGGCTACACACCCGTCTGCCGGGCCCTGCACTCCCTACTTCTTCGTCTGCTGGCCCAAGACCAGGGCCAGGGTGTTCCTCCATCAGAGCCCACGCCCTAG